A genomic stretch from Larimichthys crocea isolate SSNF chromosome XXII, L_crocea_2.0, whole genome shotgun sequence includes:
- the LOC104937331 gene encoding LOW QUALITY PROTEIN: transmembrane 4 L6 family member 1 (The sequence of the model RefSeq protein was modified relative to this genomic sequence to represent the inferred CDS: inserted 4 bases in 2 codons; deleted 2 bases in 2 codons; substituted 1 base at 1 genomic stop codon): SRCIAVTLYPLALISIICTRAVLSDGDIKXPRWTHPEEVKYMGGLVGGGLLVLLPALYINLTGNXGCCGNACGMFLSIAFAAVGVAGAXVRLSVAAVGLQNGLCAKWWLIWGTPFKNTDSSYLTDDSTWWQCTEPKNIVQFNIGLFATLVVTSSLEAILCAIQMINGLFGCLCGACVDKGPL; the protein is encoded by the exons TCTCGCTGCATCGCGGTGACTCTGTACCCGCTGGCgctcatc tccatcatctgtaCTCGTGCTGTTCTTTCTGACGGAGACATCAAGTAGCCCAGATGGACACATCCCGAGGAGGTGAAATACATGGGGGGGCTCGTCGGAGGAGGTTTGCTG GTTTTGCTCCCGGCGCTTTACATCAACCTGACGGGAAA AGGCTGCTGTGGGAACGCTTGCGGG ATGTTCTTGTCTATCGCCTTCGCTGCCGTGGGCGTCGCTGGCGC TGTACGCCTCAGCGTGGCGGCTGTGGGTCTGCAGAACGGCCTCTGTGCAAAGTGGTGGCTGATCTGGGggacaccttttaaaaacac CGACAGCAGCTACCTGACCGACGACTCCACGTGGTGGCAGTGCACGGAGCCCAAG AACATCGTGCAGTTCAACATCGGACTGTTCGCCACTCTGGTGGTCACCAGCAGCCTGGAGGCCATTCTGTGCGCCATCCAGATGATCAACGGGCTGTTCGGCTGCCTGTGCGGGGCCTGCGTGGATAAAGgg CCACTGTGA